In one Rutidosis leptorrhynchoides isolate AG116_Rl617_1_P2 chromosome 8, CSIRO_AGI_Rlap_v1, whole genome shotgun sequence genomic region, the following are encoded:
- the LOC139861802 gene encoding uncharacterized protein isoform X1 has translation MGLGIRKLYPYKNITVGVGSMNDGTSTSVYSDIDSLGEQNPHQTRDNRYWKFSHVALDQYKWLLFRLLDVCHLTFLLMGFSSKFISVVRVLCS, from the exons ATGGGTCTTGGGATTCGCAAGCTTTACCCTTATAAGAACATAACTGTTG GCGTCGGCTCGATGAATGATGGAACGTCAACGAGTGTGTACTCGGATATTGATAGTCTTGGAG AGCAGAATCCACACCAGACAAGAGACAATAGGTATTGGAAGTTCTCTCATGTAGCATTGGATCAATATAAATGGTTATTGTTCAG GTTGCTTGATGTCTGCCATCTTACG TTTTTGCTCATGGGGTTTTCATCAAAGTTCATATCTGTTGTTCGTGTTTTGTGTTCGTAA
- the LOC139861802 gene encoding uncharacterized protein isoform X3 gives MGLGIRKLYPYKNITVGVGSMNDGTSTSVYSDIDSLGEQNPHQTRDNRYWKFSHVALDQYKWLLFRLYEYELSPRLQVGCGLR, from the exons ATGGGTCTTGGGATTCGCAAGCTTTACCCTTATAAGAACATAACTGTTG GCGTCGGCTCGATGAATGATGGAACGTCAACGAGTGTGTACTCGGATATTGATAGTCTTGGAG AGCAGAATCCACACCAGACAAGAGACAATAGGTATTGGAAGTTCTCTCATGTAGCATTGGATCAATATAAATGGTTATTGTTCAG gttatatgaatatgaattgagtcCTCGCCTACAAGTTGGTTGCGGGTTGCGTTAG
- the LOC139861802 gene encoding alpha,alpha-trehalose-phosphate synthase [UDP-forming] 1-like isoform X2, with amino-acid sequence MKTGFNATLTAPVDKPDKTWCGGDQIREMGLKLHPDLKETLTRICDDPKNIVVILSRSDRAVLDEGELSAQVIVKAALQSMGCENCS; translated from the exons ATGAAGACG GGATTCAATGCTACGTTAACTGCACCAGTTGATAAACCTGATAAGACGTGGTGTGGTGGTGATCAGATAAGAGAAATGGGTCTTAAGTTACACCCAGATTTGAAAGAAACTTTGACCAGGATTTGTGATGATCCAAAAAACATTGTTGTCATCCTAAGTCGTAGTGACAGGGCCGTTTTAGACGAG GGTGAACTTAGTGCACAAGTTATTGTTAAAGCCGCACTACAGTCAATGGGCTGTGAAAACTGTTCATAG